From the Clostridium sp. Marseille-P299 genome, the window ATCACCAAGATGACAAAGTCCATATGCAGAGAGTTCATTTCCTCCCATTGCTTTAATCAGCCTTGCAACTTCTCTTGTCCCTCTTGACATAAGCGCGCCTTTTAGGGTTGTAAGATTCAAGCCGTCTAACATACCAGCCGCAATACCAATAACATTCTTAGCTGCTGCACCGATTTCATTCCCAATTAAATCTTGACCATAGTAAAAACGAATCAATTCACTGGAAAATTCATTTACTAATAATTCTTTCACATCTTCATTTTCACTATCGATTACCATACAGTTTGGAATTCCTTGATAAAATTCCTGAACATGTCCAGGTCCTAACCAAACAGCAACGGAATTTGATTCATCCATATTTTCTTTTGCAATCTGAGATAATCTTCTACCTGTTGCTATTTCAATACCTTTCATACACAAAACGACTATTTTATTTTTAAGCTCGAATGACTTTAATTCATCCATTAAAGCTTGTAAACCTTGAGCATTGATTGAAATAATAATTGCCTCTGCATCATTAACACAAGTAAGCTCTGTCGTAAGTCGTATTGATTCTGGTAATTCTAATAAATCATTTTTACGTTCTGATAAAAAACGTTGCATATGCTTTGAATTTTCTCTACCATATAAAGAAACGTTGTGATTTGCTTTATCTAAATACCAGGCGATTAAAGATCCCCAGCGTCCGCATCCAATTACTGCTATATTCATTGTATCTCCTCTTTACTAACAAATTTAACCATAGATATTCATCAAATTATTATACAATACATTTTTTATATTTCCAAACGAAATTATATTAAATTTACTATATTGATGACTAGGGTGTCAAAAATTTGCTTAGATATACTTAAAAACGCTTATAATCATTTAAGAACCTTCTTATATATATTATATAAATACCCTACAACTAAAACACTAAATTGTATTTTAATTGTAGGGCTGCTTACTTCATTTTTATTCAATTATCCTTAGCAAACACCTTTTCCATCGATAGAACAAGCATTCGCAGGTTTCTTTTCTTGCACTTGATTTACATCAACAAACTTAGAATAATCAAATGTTTTCGTACCATCTTCTAAAATAAAAAATGGAATACCTATCTTACCATCTTGAATAACAGGCTTAAACATACTTTCATGATCACGATAAGCTAAAAATTCCTTTAAAATTGTAGTTGATTCCGTAATATTACGATAGTTAAGCTCTATACCTTCACATTTCATTAGCTGTTCTTTTGCTGCAACGCAATCACCGCAGATTGGTGCACCATACATTGTTATTTTCATATGATCACTCCTTTTCCTTTACTATGAACATATCACAACCTATGATTGAATACAAGAAAAAATGAAAAAATAGAAAGATTTGACTCCGTATCTAAATACAAAAATCTTTGGCCATCTTATTATCTTTCAATAAGATTAATCTCTTCTCCTTTGCAATCCTCTGATTCATACAATTTATTTTTAGAGATATGATATGGATCTTCATAACGAACTCTTCCACTTACGCGAACTCCATCTACACATCTAGCATAAACAGCTGGTATGCTATGAGGATATACATGCCTTATGGAAGGTTGTTCATCAAAATATCCAGATTCTTGGGTGCCTTGACTACACATTGTAACCTCTAGGTCAGAAATCGTGATATTTTCAATTCTAGCATCTGCCTCACCTGCTATAAACACACTCGATTCTGCCTTCATATAAATATGGTCAAAGGTAATATTTCTTATTTTACCAGGATAGTTTTTTGCTTCATTTCGGTAAGTTGCATTTATGAAAATCGGTTCTCCATTACCCCACCACATGGTTGGGCCTTCTTTACGTACACCATCTGCATATTTTAGAACGCTTCCTGTAACATGATGAATATGGATGTCTTCAATCGTAGCTCCATCTCTTACCCAAATACCAACACCTCTAGAGCAATCCTTAATTACACAATCACTCAGCATAATATTTCTTATATCTCCATGAGTTTCCGTACCAATTTTTAAACCGGAATCTCTTGAATAAAGAATACAATTGTTGATTACTACATTTTCACATGCACCGTACTTCTTTGCCATTGGTTTGGTCGCTTTTACAACAATTGCATCATCTCCGGTTTTAACTAGACATCCAGTTATGATAACATCTTGGCAGCAATCCGGATCAATTCCGTCGTTGTTTGCCCCACGGATATCATTTAATATTTTAATATCCTTTACTAAAACATGA encodes:
- a CDS encoding glycoside hydrolase family 28 protein; protein product: MGQVYNILDFGAIADGVTNNAKSIQKAIDEATVNGGQVVVPAGHFLSGTLILKSNVDLHLMPGAVLISSLKKEDILDFAKLFEDDNRTTGWDGGCFIFACHEENVTISGEGTIYGQGDKVFFDDNADHGAHECPLNVTAFRPRTTFLEDITNLTVKDITIKDAAFWTLHMAGCRHVLVKDIKILNDIRGANNDGIDPDCCQDVIITGCLVKTGDDAIVVKATKPMAKKYGACENVVINNCILYSRDSGLKIGTETHGDIRNIMLSDCVIKDCSRGVGIWVRDGATIEDIHIHHVTGSVLKYADGVRKEGPTMWWGNGEPIFINATYRNEAKNYPGKIRNITFDHIYMKAESSVFIAGEADARIENITISDLEVTMCSQGTQESGYFDEQPSIRHVYPHSIPAVYARCVDGVRVSGRVRYEDPYHISKNKLYESEDCKGEEINLIER
- a CDS encoding NAD(P)H-dependent glycerol-3-phosphate dehydrogenase, coding for MNIAVIGCGRWGSLIAWYLDKANHNVSLYGRENSKHMQRFLSERKNDLLELPESIRLTTELTCVNDAEAIIISINAQGLQALMDELKSFELKNKIVVLCMKGIEIATGRRLSQIAKENMDESNSVAVWLGPGHVQEFYQGIPNCMVIDSENEDVKELLVNEFSSELIRFYYGQDLIGNEIGAAAKNVIGIAAGMLDGLNLTTLKGALMSRGTREVARLIKAMGGNELSAYGLCHLGDYEATVFSAFSHNRKFGEMYVKGETYKDLAEGYYTVKALMNLSEKYKVELPISAAVYDVLYHNKDAKTVLSTLFSRSLKNEF
- a CDS encoding glutaredoxin → MKITMYGAPICGDCVAAKEQLMKCEGIELNYRNITESTTILKEFLAYRDHESMFKPVIQDGKIGIPFFILEDGTKTFDYSKFVDVNQVQEKKPANACSIDGKGVC